The Toxoplasma gondii ME49 chromosome XII, whole genome shotgun sequence genome includes a region encoding these proteins:
- a CDS encoding hypothetical protein (encoded by transcript TGME49_219470) has translation MSRARFAASSRVCLLRVREVFAERDSRKSFFTEETWISKGEFRGVAVPGLTAPVGGRFRQPILRAVRGADRSVFSLFLDAETLFDSRKLFQESSVNDSRFLPGNFRGTAPASASHIAVSSLEGSAADAAFLRRWRLSLPWENSSRAACLNGERVHSFLASCHTRRFAVFLR, from the coding sequence ATGTCGCGGGCTCGCTTCGCTGCTAGCTCGCGCGTTTGCCTTCTTCGAGTGAGGGAGGTTTTTGCGGAGCGAGATTCGCGCAAGAGTTTTTTCACAGAGGAAACGTGGATTTCCAAAGGCGAGTTTCGAGGCGTTGCTGTACCTGGTCTGACGGCGCCGGTAGGGGGCAGGTTCCGCCAGCCGATTCTCCGCGCTGTTCGTGGAGCAGATAGGAGCgtcttttcgctttttcttgaCGCGGAAACGCTTTTCGACTCCCGCAAGCTTTTCCAAGAGTCATCTGTGAACGATTCGCGTTTTTTGCCGGGCAACTTTAGAGGAACAGCTCCTGCGAGCGCCTCCCACATCGCGGTCTCCTCACTCGAGGGTTCAGCTGCAGACGCTGCGTTCCTTCGGCGCTGGAGACTCTCCCTGCCCTGGGAAAATAGCTCTCGAGCCGCGTGTCTCAACGGGGAACGCGTTCAcagcttcctcgcttcttgcCACACTCGCAGGTTCGCTGTCTTTCTGCGGTAA
- a CDS encoding hypothetical protein (encoded by transcript TGME49_219460), which produces MAREASASPALGALLLSGGSVETLLRRKSLGGGVRLPCPLCSSVACSSCACVALPQPCSSSPAASARRPSACGGHQEESPEAALQSSKDLAGGREPTDDFFEVDDLVSVFVRNASWRRVAVQLPSEMLREAPWLSSRLRGACKSGASLKPHSLAEHPDAGTHEATLAPEAAETVGAPGSEAPGGAKGRADDQLRKRIKMGMHADPAKQTRETGDKEVGGGDGHEFAKAAAVENVEMTRNMLASTTFFLLGDTVHSSCCADQIAASHIEPHALVHYGYSCLSWPVTGPAYPLLYRYTSLPLNVSHFSCSLCRHLKVYREQQLAAYREASLRRPVSPQSRPGRGADSSPAGRGPLSLVSSGVLGDGLSLSAALQSCVALRGRLALQLPPSTFRLVSTLGMLCETHSSPLVLVYDVRYHYALPCMLQHIAPLFLAPSPPSSISTTPPLSSPASATPPLHARGAHQSVESSEGGACSGASSPSVEAAHSSTSLQAAADALAAAAAWREDASVRGDRGRTRDTSPQRGDSEFGGDACLRVECAGSRMAVVGNAVRASGVREVSPSRDNAEGRLFAPLASSGPACATMPGDWQPTSLCVALAPSACLPSTGFDLRALEPSVARATAPAPRNEEEVELDPADLQRRHFASLVISFAAAESQASSGESPEASDKASLSSSSSPPPTWFFSLPLSWTPRLVFLGPQLQPAQRLVQQQAGGKRSEGISVRASGASLRISLSAYTAVAGRFVFQAFYRAFDRAIGLAPVIPLSASLRMPVGLKAPSPAGPEFVPIEEALGCGWGEAGVVGRERGDICLLYMGPTVDASPSEEQPGQTAGAVPRFTYQSNSHPEAYAFATAFATSGKPGEARVFEGNETLAGWQAYRELRGKLAPPPLLHRLLLRYGGVDRVQVLSYDPTFFTGPPNQEHLVQQFQKLQVCEQQRDEEDAELALSPDTTADEAEDLPEEGSRRRSVSRMHQGSTVRRGGCPSAASRQEEELTALEGVGEDEKEYFRASLCILDETDRASTALQKQFSRVTPLAETTRCTALLLLGPQVYGQPGVLAYVQRQLQKRSEAEARHVVRIAMGEVTPAKLLNFEEVDSACLFGCPELCLRVQQEQKARGLSQLLVLPIDALAATDEAFEWKPSRQPIEADELWQQITSQLRCGAVEIEARAAVAADGKREDDAAGASEERQGAGDAHPEKDKAAEEKAGNWKVALRGGSDVLQCVLGQDVLSKTAERHFKGVSFGEQGHEETGAHLPPAYQILQGLSGVASEYEKERHIAHDDSEKTCK; this is translated from the exons ATGGCGCGAGaggcctctgcgtcgccggcACTCGgcgcgctgcttctgtccGGAGGCTCCGTGGAGACTCTGCTTCGCCGAAAGAGTTTGGGCGGCGGCGTCCGACTCCCTTGTCCCCTCTGCAGcagcgttgcatgcagcagttGTGCATGCGTGGCTCTGCCTCAGCcgtgttcctcttctccggcgGCTTCCGCGAGGCGCCCCAGTGCTTGCGGCGGCCACCAGGAGGAGTCTCCCGAGGCCGCGCTCCAGAGCTCGAAGGACCTCGCGGGAGGTCGAGAGCCCACAGACGACTTCTTCGAGGTCGACGACTTGGTTTCGGTTTTCGTGCGGAACGCCTCTTGGCGTCGCGTAGCAGTCCAGCTTCCCTCGGAGATGCTGCGTGAGGCGCCCTGGCTCTCCAGTCGCCTAcgcggtgcatgcaaaagcGGCGCCTCTCTGAAGCCGCACAGCCTCGCCGAGCACCCAGACGCGGGAACCCACGAGGCCACACTGGCACCCGAAGCTGCGGAGACAGTTGGAGCCCCAGGGAGTGAGGCCCCCGGAGGCGCCAAGGGTAGGGCAGACGACCAGCTCCGCAAGCGGATCAAAAtgggcatgcatgcagatccagcgaagcagacacgagaaacaggagacaaagaagttGGTGGGGGGGACGGTCACGAGTTCGCGAAGGCTGCTGCCGTCGAGAACGTCGAGATGACGCGGAACATGTTGGCGTCTACCacgttctttctcctcggaGACACAGTCCACAGCAGCTGCTGTGCCGACCAAATCGCTGCATCCCACATCGAACCTC ACGCTTTGGTGCACTACGGCTACTCGTGCTTGAGTTGGCCAGTGACGGGTCCGGCGTACCCTCTTCTGTACCGGTACACATCTCTTCCGTTGAACGTTTCTCACTTTTCATGTTCGCTCTGTCGGCACCTGAAGGTGTACCGTGAGCAGCAGCTGGCAGCGTATCGCGAGGCGTCACTGAGGCGgccggtgtctccgcagagTCGCCCTGGCCGGGGCGCGGACTCGAGCCCTGCGGGGAGAGGCCCTCTGTCGCTGGTCTCCTCGGGGGTCCTGGGGGACGGattgtctctttctgcagcgCTTCAGTCCTGCGTGGCCCTGCGGGGGCGGCTCGCCCTGCAGCTGCCGCCCTCGACCTTCAGACTTGTCTCGACCTTGGGAATGCTGTGCGAAACGCACTCAAGTCCGCTGGTCCTCGTCTACGACGTCCGGTACCATTACGCGTTGCCCTGCATGCTGCAGCACATTgctccgctcttcctcgcgcccTCGCCTCCCTCCTCGATCTCCACCACGCCTCCCCTCTCGTCGCCGGCTTCCGCGACcccgccgctgcatgcgcgcggcGCGCACCAGTCGGTCGAGTCCTCGGAAGGCGGCGCCTGCTCGGGGGCCTCTTCGCCCAGCGTCGAGGCCGCCCACTCCTCCACGTCCCTCCAGGCGGCTGCGGACGCGCTCGCGGCGGCCGCGGCCTGGCGCGAAGACGCAAGTgtgagaggagacagagggaggacGCGGGATACTTCGCCGCAGCGAGGGGACTCCGAGTTCGGAGGGGACGCGTGTCTCCGAGTCGAGTGTGCCGGCTCGCGCATGGCGGTTGTGGGGAACGCGGTGCGCGCGTCGGGAGTTCGagaggtgtctccttccagagacaacgcagaggGGAGACTCTttgcgcctctcgcctcttcggGGCCTGCGTGCGCGACGATGCCTGGAGACTGGCAGCCGACCAGCCTCTGCGTGGCCCTCGCCCCCTCCGCGTGTCTCCCGTCCACCGGCTTCGACCTCCGCGCCCTGGAGCCCAGTGTGGCGCGCGCCACCGCGCCCGCGCcgaggaacgaggaagaggtcGAGTTGGATCCCGCGGACCTCCAAAGGAGGCACTTTGCCTCGCTGGTCATCTCGTTCGCGGCGGCAGAGTCGCAGGCCTCGTCGGGGGAGAGCCCGGAAGCCTCAGACAaagcttctctttcttcttcgtcttctccgccacCCACAtggttcttctcgctgcctctttCATGGACGCCGAGACTGGTGTTTCTGGGGCCTCAACTGCAGCCTGCTCAGCGCCTAGTGCAGCAGCAGGCGGGCGGCAAACGGAGCGAAGGAATTTCTGTGAGGGCGAGTGGAGCGAGTCTGCGAATTTCGCTCAGCGCCTACACAGCCGTCGCCGGTCGCTTCGTGTTTCAGGCGTTCTACCGAGCTTTCGACCGCGCCATCGGCCTCGCGCCGGTGATTCCGCTCTCCGCCTCGCTGCGCATGCCGGTGGGCCTGAAGGCCCCAAGCCCCGCAGGTCCCGAGTTCGTGCCCATCGAGGAGGCCCTCGGCTGCGGGTGGGGCGAGGCCGGGGTGGTGGGGCGCGAGCGCGGAGACATCTGTCTCCTCTATATGGGGCCGACCGTCGACGCGTCGCCCTCGGAGGAGCAACCTGGCCAGACGGCCGGGGCGGTCCCGCGGTTCACGTACCAGTCCAACTCGCACCCTGAGGCGTATGCGTTCGCGACGGCGTTCGCGACTTCTGGAAAGCCGGGAGAGGCTCGCGTCTTCGAAGGCAACGAAACACTCGCGGGCTGGCAGGCGTACAGGGAGCTTCGGGGAAAGctcgcgccgccgccgctgctgcaCCGTCTCCTGCTGCGGTACGGCGGCGTGGACCGGGTGCAGGTTCTGAGCTACGACCCGACCTTCTTCACAGGACCTCCCAACCAAGAGCACCTGGTGCAGCAGTTCCAGAAGCTCCAGGTGTGTGAGCagcagcgagacgaagaagatgcagagctCGCTCTGTCGCCCGACACCACTGCCGACGAGGCCGAGGACCTGCCCGAGGAAGGTTCGCGGAGGCGGTCCgtgtcgcgcatgcatcaaGGGAGCACTGTTAGGCGCGGCGGCTGTCCGTCGGCTGCGTCgcggcaagaagaagagttgaCAGCTCTCGAAGGCGTcggcgaggacgagaaggagtACTTCCGCGCGTCGCTGTGCATCCTGGACGAAACAGACAGGGCCTCCACCGCTCTGCAGAAACAGTTCAGCCGTGTTACCCCACTAGCCGAGACGACCAGGTGCACGGCGCTCCTGCTCCTCGGGCCGCAGGTGTATGGACAGCCGGGGGTTTTGGCGTACGTTCAGCGCCAGCTCCAGAAACGAAGCGAGGCCGAAGCGCGACACGTCGTCCGCATCGCCATGGGTGAGGTGACGCCCGCGAAGCTTCTGAACTTTGAGGAAGTCGACTCGGCTTGTCTCTTTGGCTGTCCAGAGCTGTGTCTCCGTGTCCAGCAGGAGCAGAAGGCCCGTGGCCTCTCACAGCTCCTCGTGCTCCCCATCGATGCCTTGGCTGCGACCGACGAGGCCTTCGAGTGGAAGCCGTCGCGCCAGCCCATCGAAGCCGATGAGCTCTGGCAGCAGATCACTTCACAGCTGCGATGTGGCGCCGTGGAGATCGAGGCGCGGGCGGCGGTCGCTGCCgacggaaagcgagaagacgatgCCGCTGGGGCCTCAGAAGAGCGGCAGGGCGCCGGGGACGCCCATCCCGAGAAGGATAAggctgcagaggagaaggccgGAAACTGGAAAGTCGCCCTCCGGGGTGGCTCCGATGTGCTCCAGTGCGTCCTGGGCCAAGACGTACTGAGCAAAACCGCGGAGAGACACTTCAAGGGAGTCAGCTTCGGAGAGCAAGGACACGAGGAAACAGGCGCACACCTGCCGCCGGCGTACCAGATCCTCCAGGGCCTCTCGGGGGTCGCGAGTGAATACGAGAAGGAGCGACACATTGCCCACGACGACAGCGAAAAAACGTGCAAGTAA